A window of the Brassica napus cultivar Da-Ae chromosome C5, Da-Ae, whole genome shotgun sequence genome harbors these coding sequences:
- the LOC106401192 gene encoding protein ROOT PRIMORDIUM DEFECTIVE 1-like, whose protein sequence is MRFSFFMRSLLLHPCGGSIITVRSKTTSGQYVASRSRDPVFEKLMDKYKNLLKVIAIQDLILANPTAEPPSVSIEFLSRLSQKLHLNRGAASFLRKYPHIFHVLYDPVKSQPFCRLTDAAMEISRQEALAINASLPVVVDRLVRLLSMSISKSVPLRAVFKVWRELGLPDDFEDSVISKNPHVFKLSDGHEPNTHILELVQEEGKESLNFEAAVEKWRVVECCEEDCSVDRTEVQFSFKHCYPPGMRLGKNFKAKVKEWQKLPYVGPYEDMVGKKRNKSGVMGVEKRAVAIAHEFLSLTVEKMVEVEKISHFRKCFGIDLNIRDLFLDHPGMFYISTKGKRHTVFLREAYERGRLIDPNPVYDARRKLLDLVLLGRHAALSDSRETDMSEEE, encoded by the coding sequence ATGAGGTTTAGCTTCTTCATGAGATCACTTCTGCTTCACCCCTGTGGAGGCTCCATCATCACCGTCCGATCAAAAACGACGTCTGGTCAGTACGTGGCTTCAAGATCAAGAGACCCTGTTTTCGAGAAGCTCATGGACAAATACAAGAACCTCCTCAAGGTCATCGCCATACAAGACCTCATCCTCGCCAACCCAACAGCTGAACCTCCTTCCGTATCCATCGAGTTTCTCTCCAGGCTCTCCCAGAAGCTCCACCTCAACCGTGGCGCTGCTTCTTTCCTGAGGAAGTACCCTCACATTTTCCACGTCTTGTATGATCCTGTGAAGTCTCAGCCCTTTTGCAGGTTAACTGATGCAGCCATGGAGATTTCTCGCCAAGAGGCTTTGGCTATCAATGCTTCTTTGCCTGTTGTTGTTGACAGGTTGGTCAGGCTCCTGTCTATGTCTATATCAAAGTCAGTCCCTCTTCGTGCGGTTTTCAAGGTTTGGAGAGAGCTTGGACTCCCTGATGACTTTGAGGACTCTGTGATCTCAAAGAACCCTCATGTCTTTAAGCTTAGTGATGGTCATGAGCCCAATACACATATCTTAGAACTCGTTCAAGAAGAAGGTAAAGAAAGTCTGAATTTTGAAGCCGCGGTTGAAAAATGGAGGGTGGTTGAGTGTTGTGAGGAGGATTGCAGCGTCGATAGAACCGAAGTTCAGTTTAGTTTCAAACATTGCTACCCACCAGGGATGAGACTGGGGAAGAACTTTAAGGCTAAAGTGAAGGAATGGCAGAAACTGCCTTACGTGGGTCCCTACGAGGACATGGTTGGCAAGAAAAGGAATAAGTCCGGTGTGATGGGAGTTGAGAAAAGAGCGGTTGCGATTGCTCATGAGTTCTTGAGTCTGACTGTAGAGAAGATGGTGGAGGTAGAGAAGATCAGCCATTTCAGAAAATGTTTTGGGATTGATTTGAACATAAGGGATTTGTTCTTGGATCACCCGGGGATGttttatatttcaactaaaGGGAAAAGACACACGGTGTTTCTCAGAGAGGCTTATGAGAGAGGACGTTTGATAGATCCAAATCCAGTGTACGATGCGAGGAGGAAGCTTCTTGATCTTGTCCTCTTGGGCCGCCATGCTGCTTTATCAGATTCTAGGGAGACAGATATGTCTGAAGAAGAATGA
- the BNAC05G04400D gene encoding uncharacterized protein BNAC05G04400D — protein MEKGTDGKMKSVASIPANYVSILQLQERWMKEKEGKHKERDLGVKQQQVDGQRKREKEEPRVNLEGRFHINRLKKETNCVDKEGVEVSATVSKKGEDGGYWRDRKKKWSKKKNKKNQGGSVKEVVKSVSVKEEIPGDNIVQNRENAAAASNLISLETQFQHLLIKKRVEEDGRDRQVKVPARLNSRQGYYRNQKHETRTMVWVKKGENNGAGVGNSFNV, from the coding sequence ATGGAGAAGGGTACCGATGGGAAGATGAAGAGTGTGGCTTCGATTCCGGCTAACTACGTATCCATCCTTCAGCTTCAGGAGCGCTGGATGAAGGAGAAAGAAGGGAAACACAAGGAAAGAGACTTAGGAGTGAAGCAGCAGCAAGTCGATGGACAacgaaagagagaaaaagaagaaccaAGGGTAAATCTCGAGGGGCGTTTTCATATCAACCGTCTGAAAAAGGAAACAAACTGTGTTGATAAAGAAGGAGTCGAGGTCTCTGCAACTGTGAGCAAGAAGGGTGAAGATGGAGGATATTGGAGGGATAGAAAGAAGAAATGGtctaagaagaagaataagaagaatcaAGGTGGCTCTGTGAAAGAGGTTGTCAAGAGTGTATCGGTGAAAGAGGAGATTCCCGGAGATAATATTGTTCAAAACAGAGAGAATGCTGCTGCTGCTAGTAATTTGATTTCTTTAGAAACTCAATTTCAGCATCTCTTGATCAAGAAGAGAGTGGAAGAGGATGGAAGAGACAGACAAGTCAAGGTACCTGCGAGATTGAACAGCAGACAAGGTTATTACCGAAACCAAAAGCATGAAACAAGGACCATGGTGTGGGTGAAGAAGGGAGAGAACAATGGAGCTGGTGTTGGGAATAGCTTCAACGTTTAA
- the LOC106400073 gene encoding delta-9 desaturase-like 5 protein encodes MCNPTRDDGSSQSGMVRKEKTPYFQRYWTWADVARAVTVTVVHFLCLLAPFNYKWEALRFGLILVAVTNLLITFSYHRNLAHRSFTLPKWLEYPIAYAAVFALQGDPLDWVSIHRFHHQFTDSDRDPHSPKEGFLFSHVMWIFDTLYIKYKCGGRNNVMDLKQQWFYRFLRKTIGFHVLMFWTVLYLYGGLPYLTCGGGVGGVLGYHVTWLVNSACHIWGSRSWKTKDTSRNVWWLSIFTMGESWHNNHHAFESSARQGLEWWQIDITWYLIRLFEVLGLATNVKLPSEFQKQKLALVH; translated from the exons ATGTGTAATCCCACTAGGGACGATGGCTCTAGCCAAAGCGGCATGGTGCGTAAAGAGAAAACACCATATTTTCAGAGATATTGGACGTGGGCTGATGTAGCAAGAGCGGTAACCGTCACGGTGGTGCACTTTTTGTGTCTCCTGGCACCATTTAACTACAAATGGGAAGCATTACGGTTCGGTCTGATTCTCGTCGCAGTGACTAACCTGCTCATTACATTCTCGTATCATAGGAACTTGGCTCATCGGAGCTTTACGCTCCCAAAATGGCTTGAGTATCCTATCGCTTACGCTGCCGTTTTCGCTCTTCAG GGTGATCCACTGGATTGGGTGAGCATACACAGGTTCCATCACCAGTTCACTGACTCGGACCGCGACCCACATAGCCCTAAGGAAGGATTCTTGTTCAGCCATGTCATGTGGATATTTGACACcctttatataaaatataag TGTGGTGGACGTAACAACGTGATGGACTTGAAGCAGCAATGGTTCTATAGGTTCCTACGAAAGACAATTGGCTTCCACGTCTTAATGTTTTGGACCGTTCTCTATCTCTACGGTGGTTTACCTTACCTTACATGCGGAGgg GGCGTTGGAGGTGTGTTAGGGTACCACGTGACATGGCTCGTAAACTCCGCATGCCATATTTGGGGTTCGAGGTCGTGGAAGACTAAAGACACATCTCGTAACGTTTG GTGGCTGAGCATATTTACGATGGGAGAGAGCTGGCACAACAACCACCACGCGTTTGAGTCATCGGCGAGGCAAGGATTGGAGTGGTGGCAGATAGATATCACCTGGTACCTCATTCGACTATTTGAGGTTCTCGGATTAGCCACCAATGTGAAGTTGCCTTCGGAATTTCAAAAACAGAAACTGGCTCTCGTTCATTGA
- the LOC106400602 gene encoding probable alpha,alpha-trehalose-phosphate synthase [UDP-forming] 7, whose protein sequence is MISRSYTNLLDLASGNFPVMGRERSRRLLPRVMTVPGNVSEFDDDDQASSDNPSSVSSDRMIIVANRLPLKAERLNGTWSFAWDQDSLYLQLKDGFPEDMEVLYVGSLSVDVVGSHEQEHVAQILLEKFKCVPAFFPPDLQSKFYHGFCKRQLWPLFHYMLPFSPANGGRFDRSMWEAYVAANKLFFQKVVEVINPDDDFVWIHDYHLMVLPTFLRRRFNRIRMGFFLHSPFPSSEVYRSLPVREEILKALLNSDLIGFHTFDYARHFLTCCSRMLGLEYQSKRGYIGLEYYGRTVGIKIMPVGIDMGRIQSVMRDSEKEGKVMELERRYEGKTVLLGIDDMDIFKGINLKLLAMEQMLKQHSTWRGKAVLVQIVNPARGKGIDIEKTRGEIEETCRRINEEFGYHQPIVYIDTPISITEINAYYHIAECVVVTAVRDGMNLTPYEYIVCRQGAKKSVLVASEFIGCSPSLSGAIRVNPWNVEATGEALNEALSMSDGEKRLRHEKHYRYVSTHDVAFWSRSFLQDLERICVDHFKKRCWGMGISFGFRVVALDPNFRKLSIPLIVSDYKRAKSRGILLDYDGTLIPQNSINKAPSQEVMNFLAALCEDKKNSVFIVSGRGRESLGEWFSPCRNIGIAAEHGYFLKWPGSEKWETCGQGTDFGWMQIVEPVMKQYTESTDGSSIEVKDSALVWQYRDADPGFGSLQAKEMLEHLESVLANEPVAVKSGHYIVEVKPQGVSKGYVSEKIFSSMAEEGKPVDFVLCIGDDRSDEDMFEAIGNAMSKNLLCGDALVFACTVGQKPSKAKYYLDDTMEVRSMLESLAEASEASNFSMRELDDAL, encoded by the exons ATGATTTCTAGGTCGTACACCAACTTGCTAGACCTTGCGTCAGGGAACTTCCCTGTGATGGGGAGAGAGCGCAGCAGGAGGCTTCTTCCTAGAGTAATGACAGTTCCTGGCAACGtctccgagttcgatgacgACGATCAAGCTTCCTCCGATAATCCCTCCTCCGTTTCCTCTGATCGAATGATCATCGTCGCGAATCGTCTCCCCTTGAAAGCCGAGAGACTAAACGGAACCTGGAGCTTCGCCTGGGATCAAGACTCGTTATATCTCCAGCTCAAGGACGGCTTCCCCGAGGATATGGAGGTCTTATACGTCGGATCTTTGAGCGTCGACGTCGTCGGCTCACACGAGCAAGAACACGTGGCGCAAATACTGTTGGAGAAATTCAAATGCGTTCCAGCTTTCTTCCCACCCGATTTGCAGTCAAAGTTCTACCACGGATTCTGCAAGAGGCAGTTATGGCCGTTATTCCACTACATGCTTCCGTTTTCGCCTGCTAACGGTGGGAGATTCGATCGGTCTATGTGGGAGGCTTACGTGGCAGCCAACAAACTCTTCTTCCAGAAGGTCGTCGAGGTGATAAACCCTGACGATGATTTTGTATGGATTCACGATTACCATCTGATGGTTCTACCTACTTTTTTAAGAAGACGATTTAACCGTATCAGGATGGGGTTCTTCCTCCACAGCCCTTTCCCTTCCTCCGAGGTCTACCGGTCTCTCCCCGTTCGCGAAGAGATTCTCAAAGCTTTACTAAACAGCGACCTCATCGGCTTCCACACGTTCGATTACGCGCGTCACTTCTTAACATGCTGCAGCCGGATGCTAGGGTTGGAGTATCAGTCTAAACGAGGCTACATTGGGCTGGAGTATTACGGGAGGACCGTGGGGATAAAGATCATGCCCGTGGGGATCGACATGGGACGGATCCAGTCCGTGATGAGAGACTCAGAGAAGGAAGGGAAGGTGATGGAGCTCGAAAGGCGTTACGAAGGCAAGACGGTGTTGCTTGGGATTGATGACATGGATATTTTCAAAGGGATCAACCTGAAGCTGCTCGCAATGGAGCAAATGCTTAAGCAGCACTCTACCTGGAGGGGGAAGGCCGTCTTGGTTCAGATTGTGAATCCCGCTAGGGGTAAAGGGATTGACATTGAGAAAACACGCGGCGAAATCGAAGAAACCTGTAGGAGGATCAACGAAGAGTTTGGATACCACCAACCAATTGTATATATTGACACTCCAATTTCGATCACTGAGATCAATGCTTATTACCATATCGCCGAGTGTGTGGTCGTTACGGCCGTTAGAGATGGGATGAACCTGACTCCTTATGAGTATATAGTATGCAGACAGGGTGCAAAGAAGAGCGTGTTGGTTGCGTCCGAGTTTATCGGATGCTCTCCTTCGCTTAGCGGAGCTATAAGGGTGAACCCGTGGAACGTCGAAGCGACTGGTGAAGCGCTGAACGAGGCCTTATCGATGAGCGACGGTGAGAAACGGCTGCGGCATGAGAAGCATTACCGGTACGTTAGTACTCACGACGTTGCGTTTTGGTCGAGGAGTTTCTTGCAAGATTTAGAGAGGATATGCGTGGACCATTTCAAGAAAAGGTGTTGGGGGATGGGGATTAGTTTTGGTTTTCGAGTTGTGGCGCTTGATCCTAACTTTAGGAAGCTTTCGATACCGTTGATTGTTTCGGATTACAAGAGGGCGAAAAGCAGAGGTATACTGTTGGATTATGACGGCACTCTGATCCCTCAGAACTCTATCAACAAAGCTCCCAGCCAAGAAGTTATGAACTTCTTGGCTGCGCTTTGTGAGGACAAGAAGAATTCAGTTTTTATTGTGAGCGGAAGAGGAAGGGAGAGCTTAGGCGAATGGTTCTCTCCGTGCAGAAACATTGGAATTGCAGCAGAGCATGGTTACTTCTTGAA GTGGCCAGGCAGTGAAAAGTGGGAAACATGTGGCCAGGGAACTGATTTTGGTTGGATGCAGATCGTGGAGCCTGTGATGAAACAGTACACTGAATCTACGGATGGCTCTTCCATTGAAGTTAAAGATAGTGCTCTTGTTTGGCAATACAGGGATGCAGATCCGGGCTTTGGTTCTTTGCAAGCAAAGGAAATGTTAGAGCATCTAGAGAGTGTTCTAGCTAATGAGCCTGTTGCAGTTAAGAGCGGTCACTACATTGTAGAAGTCAAGCCTCAa ggAGTGAGCAAAGGATATGTGTCAGAAAAGATATTTTCATCAATGGCTGAAGAGGGGAAACCAGTTGATTTCGTGCTGTGTATTGGAGATGACCGATCTGATGAAGACATGTTTGAGGCGATTGGTAATGCGATGTCGAAGAACTTGCTATGCGGAGATGCTCTTGTGTTTGCATGCACAGTTGGGCAAAAGCCAAGCAAGGCTAAATATTATTTGGATGATACTATGGAAGTGAGAAGCATGCTTGAATCTTTAGCTGAAGCATCAGAGGCTTCGAACTTCTCTATGCGTGAGCTTGACGATGCCCTTTGA
- the LOC106402146 gene encoding probable sugar phosphate/phosphate translocator At1g06470, translating into MEQRVHLRGGGTLEVISSQGDVDREQVLEPFDIENETSKETNRSSSFDVGYSSGDNLETLPTPSKDAISPADILKTLFFILVWYTFSTFLTLYNKTLLGDDLGKFPAPLLMNTIHFSIQAVLSKMITWYWSGRFQPDVTMSWRDYFIRVVPTALATALDINLSNESLVFISVTFATMCKSAAPIFLLLFAFAFRLESPSLKLFGIISVISAGVLLSVAKETEFEFWGFIFVMLAAVMSGFRWCMTQVLLQKETYGLKNPFTFMSCVAPVMAIVTGLLSLLLDPWSEFRENRYFDNGEHFARTCFLMLFGGALAFFMVLTEYVLVSVTSAVTVTIAGVVKEAVTIVVAVFYFHDEFTWLKGFGLMIIMVGVSLFNLYKYDKLQKGHKTEDEKQLQAPSQTGKYVILDETDDPENGP; encoded by the exons ATGGAGCAAAGAGTGCATCTACGTGGTGGTGGCACACTTGAAGTTATATCTAGTCAGGGGGATGTAGACAGAGAACAGGTTTTAGAGCCGTTTGATATTGAAAACGAAACCAGCAAGGAGACAAACCGCTCCAGCAGTTTTGATGTTGGTTACAGTTCCGGTGATAACCTCGAAACGTTGCCTACACCCTCCAAAGATGCTATCTCTCCAGCCGACATCCTAAAAACACTATTCTTTATACTTGTCTGGTACACTTTCAGCACATTTTTGACTCT GTACAACAAAACTCTCTTAGGAGATGATTTGGGGAAATTTCCTGCTCCCTTGTTAATGAATACCATTCATTTTTCTATTCAAGCGGTTTTATCAAAGATGATAACATGGTACTGGTCGGGAAGATTTCAACCTGATGTTACCATGTCATGGAGAGACTATTTCATTAGAG TTGTACCAACAGCACTTGCAACTGCTTTGGATATAAACCTAAGTAACGAGTCACTTGTCTTCATAtcggttacgtttgcaacaatg TGCAAATCAGCAGCCCCAatatttcttcttctgtttGCTTTTGCCTTCAG GCTGGAGTCTCCAAGCCTGAAACTTTTTGGCATTATTTCAGTTATCTCAGCAGGAGTGTTGTTATCAG TTGCAAAGGAGACGGAATTTGAGTTTTGGGGTTTCATTTTTGTCATGCTTGCTGCCGTCATGTCTGGTTTCCGTTGGTGTATGACCCAAGTTCTTTTGCAG AAAGAAACCTATG GCCTGAAAAATCCATTCACATTTATGAGTTGCGTGGCACCAGTGATGGCTATAGTGACTGGTCTTCTTTCTCTCCTTCTGGATCCATGGAGTGAATTTAGAGAGAACAGATACTTTGATAATGGAGAGCATTTTGCTCGAACTTGTTTCTTGATGCTTTTTGGTGGAGCACtagcttttttcatg gTGTTAACAGAGTATGTTCTTGTTTCGGTGACCAGTGCTGTAACCGTCACAATAGCGGGCGTCGTTAAAGAGGCTGTCACCATAGTG GTTGCAGTGTTTTACTTCCATGACGAATTTACGTGGCTGAAAGGTTTTGGTCTGATGATTATCATGGTTGGCGTCAGTTTGTTCAACTTGTACAA ATATGATAAACTACAAAAGGGACACAAGACAGAAGATGAGAAGCAGCTACAAGCTCCGAGTCAAACTGGAAAATATGTGATTCTTGATGAGACGGATGATCCAGAAAATGGGCCTTGA
- the LOC106400603 gene encoding ATP-dependent zinc metalloprotease FTSH 8, chloroplastic translates to MAASSACLIGSGLSVYTTKHRSKQLVLSSRFASVDRTTSKVTLVKASLDVNKHEARRGFFKLLLGNAAAAGVGLLGTGKANADEQGVSSSRMSYSRFLEYLDKGRVDKVDLYENGTIAIVEAVSPELGNRIQRVRVQLPGLSQELLQKLRAKNIDFAAHTAQEDQGSPLLNLIGNLAFPLILIGGLFLLSRRSSGGMGGPGGPGFPLQIGQSKAKFQMEPNTGVTFDDVAGVDEAKQDFMEVVEFLKKPERFTAVGARIPKGVLLVGPPGTGKTLLAKAIAGEAGVPFFSISGSEFVEMFVGVGASRVRDLFKKAKENAPCIVFVDEIDAVGRQRGTGIGGGNDEREQTLNQLLTEMDGFEGNTGVIVVAATNRADILDSALLRPGRFDRQVSVDVPDVKGRTEILKVHSGNKKFEDGVSLEVIAMRTPGFSGADLANLLNEAAILAGRRGKTAISSKEIDDSIDRIVAGMEGTVMTDGKSKSLVAYHEVGHAVCGTLTPGHDAVQKVTLIPRGQARGLTWFIPSDDPTLISKQQLFARIVGGLGGRAAEEVIFGEPEVTTGAVGDLQQITGLAKQMVTTFGMSEIGPWSLMDSSAQSDVIMRMMARNSMSEKLANDIDSAVKTLSDRAYEIALGHIRNNREAMDKIVEVLLEKETMSGDEFRAILSEFTEIPPENRVASSTSTSTPTPASV, encoded by the exons ATGGCTGCTTCATCGGCTTGTCTCATCGGGAGCGGATTATCTGTCTACACAACTAAACACAGGTCTAAACAGCTAGTGCTCTCCTCAAGGTTTGCTTCAGTTGATAGGACGACATCTAAAGTTACTCTTGTGAAGGCTTCTTTAGATGTGAACAAACACGAAGCAAGAAGAGGCTTCTTCAAGCTTTTGCTTGGAAACGCTGCAGCTGCTGGAGTGGGTTTACTCGGAACTGGGAAAGCAAACGCAGATGAACAAGGAGTTTCTTCGTCAAGGATGTCTTACTCTAGGTTCCTTGAGTATCTAGACAAAGGAAGGGTTGATAAAGTAGATTTGTACGAGAACGGGACAATAGCTATTGTGGAGGCTGTTTCTCCTGAGCTAGGCAACAGGATCCAGCGTGTACGCGTGCAGCTACCGGGACTGAGTCAAGAGCTTCTCCAGAAGCTGAGGGCAAAGAATATCGACTTTGCAGCACATACTGCTCAAGAAGACCAAGGCTCTCCGCTACTCAACTTGATTGGGAATCTCGCATTCCCTCTGATTCTCATTGGCGGTTTGTTTCTTCTCTCGAGACGGTCCTCCGGTGGAATGGGTGGTCCCGGTGGTCCCGGCTTCCCGCTTCAGATCGGTCAGTCCAAAGCAAAGTTCCAGATGGAGCCAAACACTGGTGTAACGTTCGATGACGTTGCTGGAGTCGATGAAGCCAAGCAAGACTTCATGGAAGTGGTGGAGTTTCTGAAGAAGCCTGAGAGGTTCACTGCGGTCGGTGCTCGGATCCCGAAAGGTGTTCTTCTCGTTGGTCCTCCTGGAACTGGGAAAACACTCTTGGCAAAGGCCATTGCTGGTGAAGCTGGTGTACCGTTCTTTTCCATCTCTGGTTCTGAGTTTGTTGAGATGTTTGTTGGTGTTGGTGCTTCGAGGGTCCGTGATCTTTTCAAAAAGGCCAAGGAGAACGCTCCGTGTATTGTCTTTGTGGATGAGATTGATGCTGTTGGTAGGCAAAGAGGGACTGGTATCGGTGGAGGTAATGATGAAAGAGAACAGACGCTTAACCAGCTTCTGACGGAGATGGATGGTTTTGAAGGTAACACTGGTGTTATCGTGGTTGCTGCAACCAACAGAGCTGATATTCTTGACTCCGCCTTGTTGAGACCAGGACGTTTTGACCGGCAG GTGTCTGTTGATGTTCCAGACGTTAAGGGAAGAACAGAGATACTAAAGGTTCACTCTGGGAACAAGAAATTCGAGGATGGAGTTTCACTAGAAGTAATAGCCATGAGAACGCCTGGATTCAGTGGAGCTGATCTTGCAAACCTCTTAAACGAAGCTGCCATATTAGCCGGACGCCGTGGAAAGACAGCGATATCATCTAAAGAGATTGATGATTCGATTGATAGAATTGTAGCTGGGATGGAAGGCACTGTCATGACTGATGGGAAGAGCAAAAGCTTGGTTGCTTATCATGAAGTTGGCCATGCCGTCTGTGG AACATTGACTCCAGGACATGATGCTGTCCAAAAGGTCACATTGATACCAAGAGGCCAAGCGAGAGGTTTGACTTGGTTCATTCCCTCAGATGATCCAACTCTAATCTCCAAACAGCAACTGTTTGCAAGAATTGTTGGTGGACTCGGTGGTAGAGCCGCTGAAGAAGTCATCTTTGGTGAGCCTGAGGTGACTACTGGTGCAGTTGGTGACTTGCAACAGATCACCGGTTTGGCTAAGCAG ATGGTGACAACATTTGGAATGTCTGAGATTGGACCATGGTCGTTGATGGACTCATCAGCACAAAGCGATGTGATCATGAGGATGATGGCCAGAAACTCAATGTCTGAGAAGCTTGCGAACGACATTGATTCAGCGGTGAAGACACTGTCAGACAGAGCGTACGAGATAGCTTTGGGGCACATAAGGAACAACCGTGAAGCCATGGACAAGATTGTTGAAGTACTTTTGGAGAAAGAGACAATGTCAGGCGATGAGTTCCGAGCAATCCTGTCTGAGTTTACAGAAATCCCACCTGAGAACCGTGTTGCTTCTTCGACCTCGACATCGACACCAACACCAGCTTCTGTCTGA
- the BNAC05G04450D gene encoding uncharacterized protein BNAC05G04450D produces MGVIKRWTSVKKKKQQKEEIEVTAKETHTWRRLRGMFSSSPSFKWKRVEILHMEIVDGVVYNVMYVVEAVVLVSTLCFFYLCCGCHI; encoded by the coding sequence aTGGGAGTGATTAAGAGGTGGACgtctgtgaagaagaagaagcagcagaAAGAGGAGATTGAAGTGACGGCGAAAGAAACACATACATGGAGGCGACTAAGGGGTATGTTTTCATCGTCGCCGTCGTTTAAGTGGAAAAGAGTAGAGATACTGCATATGGAGATAGTGGACGGAGTGGTCTACAACGTGATGTATGTAGTCGAAGCTGTCGTTCTCGTTTCGACTCTCTGTTTCTTCTACCTCTGTTGTGGATGCCACATCTGA
- the BNAC05G04430D gene encoding uncharacterized protein BNAC05G04430D: MELDSLTARRRLATVAAHFPLATNDPVSTASLVPLNCSGSLSSVIRRCDNKLSFTRQASSEQGFFMKQASPDEAGSGGGVTLKNSVVRRGDNRLYFARQASSAQGLFMRQASTDEDAASTKCSATKTSGFPSSQQPLLSRPEYAPPQFSKAAAKDEFFVCSDSPYQLKEGLEKPYNPDLPKLANLGTVWSPRSNVAEYENNYLVAVELPGASINDIRVEVDNTNLTVTGRRTSVCQKVDACTKGSIFGYQKHEIQQGPFKVSWPFPSNVNKDNVAAEFMDGILRVVIPKI; the protein is encoded by the exons ATGGAGCTCGATTCCCTCACCGCTAGACGCAGACTCGCCACCGTCGCCGCTCACTTCCCGCTAGCCACCAACGATCCCGTCTCCACCGCATCGCTCGTTCCCTTG AACTGTAGCGGCAGTTTGAGCTCTGTCATCAGAAGATGCGACAACAAACTCTCTTTTACCCGCCAAGCATCTTCTGAGCAGGGCTTTTTCATGAAGCAGGCTTCCCCTGACGAG GCTGGCTCTGGCGGCGGCGTCACTTTGAAGAACTCTGTCGTTAGAAGAGGTGACAACAGGCTGTATTTTGCTCGGCAAGCATCTTCTGCACAGGGTCTTTTTATGAGGCAGGCTTCAACTGATGAG GACGCTGCATCTACCAAGTGCTCTGCGACCAAAACGAGTGGCTTCCCTTCTTCACAACAACCATTGCTTTCCAGACCTGAGTACGCCCCACCACAGTTTTCTAAGGCCGCCGCAAAAGATGAGTTCTTTGTTTGTTCTGATTCACCATATCAGCTAAAGGAAGGCTTGGAAAAGCCATACAATCCTGATCTTCCTAAGTTAGCCAATCTAG GGACTGTTTGGTCTCCGAGATCTAATGTCGCAGAGTACGAAAATAACTACCTTGTGGCAGTAGAGCTACCAGGGGCTAGTATCAATGATATAAGAGTTGAGGTCGACAACACAAA CTTGACTGTGACAGGTAGACGCACATCTGTCTGTCAAAAAGTTGATGCATGCACCAAAGGTTCAATTTTTGGATATCAAAAGCACGAAATTCAACAAGGTCCATTCAAAGTTTCCTGGCCATTCCCTAGCAATGTGAACAAGGATAACGTTGCTGCTGAATTTAT GGATGGGATTCTGAGAGTAGTTATTCCAAAGATTTGA